In Leifsonia sp. ZF2019, a genomic segment contains:
- a CDS encoding nuclease-related domain-containing protein gives MDSGRMSDRAPGAAVMAQVVRLHDAAPPRTPFARALGVTPLADETVPWFVGALGEREIGARLARLPDGWRVFHALPVGSGDADLDHLVVGPAGVFVIDTTHHRGARVWVAQRSMRVNGATAPSLRNADLEASRVRGLLATAGIQAPVRAVVAVVGAKELRIRQRPRSVEVVRGEELVSWLTRRPPVTDAAAVDAVTRLVDEPGTWRTAGQPADVADRFARIESEVRSARLVRAGWAVAAGLALFAAVLPFVPR, from the coding sequence ATGGACAGCGGACGGATGAGCGACCGGGCACCCGGGGCGGCGGTCATGGCGCAGGTCGTGCGCCTGCACGACGCGGCCCCGCCGCGGACGCCGTTCGCCCGCGCCCTCGGGGTGACCCCGCTGGCGGACGAGACGGTCCCCTGGTTCGTCGGCGCCCTCGGCGAGCGCGAGATCGGCGCTCGCCTCGCTCGCCTTCCCGACGGGTGGCGCGTGTTCCACGCGCTGCCCGTCGGGTCGGGCGACGCGGATCTCGACCATCTGGTGGTCGGACCGGCGGGCGTCTTCGTCATCGACACCACCCACCACCGCGGCGCGCGGGTGTGGGTCGCGCAACGATCCATGCGGGTGAACGGCGCCACAGCGCCCTCCCTGCGGAACGCCGACCTGGAGGCCTCGCGCGTGCGCGGCCTACTGGCGACCGCGGGGATCCAGGCGCCCGTGCGCGCCGTCGTCGCGGTCGTCGGGGCGAAGGAGCTGCGCATCCGCCAGCGCCCGCGATCGGTGGAGGTCGTGCGCGGCGAGGAGCTCGTGAGCTGGCTCACCCGGCGTCCGCCCGTGACCGACGCGGCCGCCGTGGACGCCGTCACCCGGCTCGTGGACGAGCCGGGCACCTGGCGGACGGCCGGGCAGCCGGCGGATGTCGCCGACCGTTTCGCCCGCATCGAGAGCGAGGTCCGCAGCGCCCGCCTGGTGCGCGCAGGCTGGGCTGTCGCAGCGGGGCTCGCCCTGTTCGCCGCCGTCCTCCCGTTCGTCCCGCGCTGA
- a CDS encoding cryptochrome/photolyase family protein → MSAGRSGGGAGTADAPAVVWFRDDLRVADNPALRAAADSGRPVLCLFVFDEESAGIRPLGGAARWWLHHSLAALADDLGQHGTPLIIRRGPAQRVVADVLREAGAAAVFWNRRYGGAERRIDEAIKSAARAAGMEATSFAANLLFEPWTIRTGSGTPFSVYTPFWRACLAAPPPRKPLPAPRELRRASPVDGDALDDLGLLPTAPDWAGGLREAWEPGEKAARRRLVEFLDEDVARYRDDRDTPGVAATSRLSPRLRWGELSPHEVWHATAEARDRTNAAGASAFVSELGWREFAHHTLYEHPDLATVNIHREYDSFPWPRLHPAALRAWHQGRTGIPLVDAGMRELWTTGIMHNRVRMVVASFLVKNLLVDWRRGEQWFWDTLVDADAANNPFNWQWVAGSGADAAPYFRVFNPELQRTKFDPHGDYVRRWVPEWDTGDYPEPIVDLAETRRAALAAFDVVKKAR, encoded by the coding sequence GTGAGTGCGGGCCGATCCGGCGGCGGAGCCGGGACGGCGGACGCGCCCGCCGTCGTCTGGTTCCGGGACGATCTGCGCGTCGCCGACAACCCGGCCCTGCGGGCGGCCGCCGACTCCGGCCGCCCGGTGCTCTGCCTGTTCGTCTTCGATGAGGAGTCCGCGGGGATCCGCCCGCTGGGCGGGGCAGCGCGCTGGTGGCTGCACCACTCGCTCGCCGCGCTGGCCGACGACCTCGGACAGCACGGCACCCCGCTGATCATCCGGCGCGGTCCGGCCCAGCGCGTGGTCGCCGACGTGCTGCGCGAGGCGGGCGCCGCCGCCGTGTTCTGGAACCGTCGGTACGGCGGCGCAGAGCGGCGCATCGACGAGGCGATCAAGTCCGCCGCGCGCGCGGCAGGGATGGAGGCGACCAGCTTCGCCGCGAACCTGCTGTTCGAGCCGTGGACGATCCGCACCGGATCCGGGACGCCGTTCTCCGTCTACACGCCGTTCTGGCGCGCCTGCCTGGCCGCGCCCCCGCCGCGCAAACCGCTGCCCGCGCCCCGAGAGCTGCGGCGCGCCTCGCCCGTCGACGGGGACGCCCTCGACGATCTGGGTCTTCTGCCGACCGCCCCCGACTGGGCGGGCGGCCTGCGCGAGGCCTGGGAGCCCGGCGAGAAGGCGGCGCGGCGGCGGCTCGTCGAGTTCTTGGACGAGGACGTCGCCCGCTATCGCGACGATCGCGACACCCCGGGCGTCGCCGCGACCTCCCGGCTCTCCCCCCGCCTGCGCTGGGGCGAACTGAGCCCGCATGAGGTGTGGCACGCGACGGCAGAGGCCCGCGACCGGACCAACGCGGCCGGCGCGAGCGCCTTCGTGAGCGAACTGGGCTGGCGCGAGTTCGCGCACCACACCCTCTACGAGCACCCCGACCTGGCGACCGTCAACATCCATCGCGAGTACGACTCCTTCCCCTGGCCCCGGTTGCATCCTGCGGCATTACGGGCCTGGCACCAGGGTCGCACCGGCATTCCTCTCGTGGACGCGGGGATGCGGGAACTGTGGACGACCGGGATCATGCACAACCGCGTGCGCATGGTGGTCGCGTCGTTCCTCGTCAAGAACCTCCTGGTCGATTGGAGGCGGGGCGAGCAGTGGTTCTGGGACACGCTGGTCGACGCCGATGCGGCCAACAATCCGTTCAACTGGCAGTGGGTCGCCGGCAGCGGGGCGGACGCCGCTCCATACTTCCGCGTCTTCAATCCCGAACTGCAGCGCACCAAGTTCGACCCGCACGGTGACTACGTGCGCCGCTGGGTTCCGGAGTGGGACACCGGCGACTACCCGGAGCCGATCGTCGATCTCGCCGAGACGCGCCGGGCCGCCCTCGCTGCGTTCGACGTGGTCAAGAAGGCCCGCTGA
- a CDS encoding MBL fold metallo-hydrolase, with protein MRLTKFEHAALLLEDSGKKLFVDPGSFTTPVTDAANTVAVVITHEHADHWTPEQLKRVLDLSPDARIFAPEGVARAAADFDVTVVHAGETVEAGPFSLRFFGGVHAVIHSSIPTVDNVGVLINDELYYAGDSFTIPDGVEVDMLAAPAGAPWMKVAEVMDYVLAVKPKRSFAVHEMVLSRAGKDLSNARIGWATEQNGGKHFALEPGDSLDL; from the coding sequence ATGAGACTCACGAAGTTCGAACACGCCGCGTTGCTCCTCGAGGATTCGGGGAAGAAGCTGTTCGTCGATCCGGGCAGCTTCACGACGCCCGTGACCGACGCGGCGAACACCGTGGCCGTGGTGATCACCCACGAGCACGCCGACCACTGGACGCCGGAGCAGCTGAAGCGCGTGCTCGACCTGAGCCCGGACGCGCGGATCTTCGCGCCCGAGGGTGTCGCGCGGGCGGCGGCGGACTTCGACGTGACCGTCGTACACGCCGGCGAAACCGTCGAGGCCGGACCGTTCTCGCTGCGCTTCTTCGGCGGGGTGCATGCCGTGATCCACTCCAGCATCCCGACCGTCGACAACGTGGGCGTGCTCATCAACGACGAGCTCTACTACGCGGGCGACTCGTTCACGATCCCCGACGGCGTCGAGGTCGATATGCTCGCCGCGCCCGCCGGAGCGCCGTGGATGAAGGTCGCCGAGGTCATGGACTACGTGCTCGCCGTGAAGCCCAAGCGCAGCTTCGCGGTTCACGAGATGGTCCTCTCCCGGGCGGGCAAGGATCTCTCGAACGCGCGCATCGGGTGGGCCACCGAGCAGAACGGCGGAAAGCACTTCGCGCTCGAACCCGGCGACTCCCTCGACCTGTGA
- a CDS encoding heavy metal translocating P-type ATPase, with product MDSTNAHEHQHTDGAMTSHAEHGHGAHDLGAHDHSAHDHSAHDHSAHAGHDPAIFRRKFWLTLVLTIPTLVFSHGLQEILGLSGPRFPGSQYIPAVFGIAIFFYGGLVFLRGAVGELRSRQPGMMTLISLAIVVAFGYSLAVTLGLPGMDFWWELATLILIMLLGHWIEMSAVMGAQDALGQLAKLLPDTAERLADPHADPETVAVGELRVGDLVRVRPGAAVPVDGEIVDGRSDLDESLLTGESKPVTRGTGEQVVAGSISGSGSLVVRVGKTGGDTALAGIMRLVSDAQASKSGTQILADRAAAWLFYVALAVAAITLVVWILLRPGDPAFVLERVVTVLIIACPHALGLAIPLVAQISTAIGARNGLLIRDRHAMEDARRIDVVLFDKTGTLTEGRQGVAAVTAVDGDDDALLALAASVEAPAEHPIARAIVTAARERGLSIPSVTDFEALGGRGAAATVAGERVVVGAPRLLAETGATAAGSVARMVEEASAQGQTVVYVLRGDRVTGAIALADVVRPESADAVRALRDRGIRVAMLTGDARPVGEAVAATLGIDEVYAEVLPGDKSGTVARLQQDGSRVAMVGDGVNDAPALAQADVGIAIGAGTDVAIESAGIVLAASDPRGVAKVVELSRATYRKMLQNLAWATGYNVIALPLAAGVATGAGIVVSPAFGAVLMSVSTIVVALNAQLLRRVRL from the coding sequence ATGGACAGCACGAACGCACACGAGCACCAGCACACGGACGGCGCGATGACCTCGCACGCGGAGCACGGCCACGGCGCGCACGATCTCGGCGCGCACGATCACTCCGCCCACGATCACTCCGCGCACGATCACTCCGCGCATGCCGGCCACGACCCGGCGATCTTCCGCCGCAAGTTCTGGCTGACGCTCGTCCTGACCATCCCGACCCTGGTCTTCTCGCACGGCCTGCAGGAGATCCTCGGCCTGTCGGGCCCACGGTTCCCGGGCAGCCAATACATCCCCGCGGTCTTCGGCATCGCGATCTTCTTCTACGGCGGGCTCGTGTTCCTCCGCGGAGCGGTCGGCGAGCTGCGGTCGCGACAGCCGGGGATGATGACGCTGATCTCGCTCGCCATCGTCGTCGCGTTCGGGTACAGCCTCGCGGTGACGCTCGGCCTGCCGGGCATGGACTTCTGGTGGGAGCTCGCCACCCTCATCCTGATCATGCTGCTCGGCCACTGGATCGAGATGTCGGCGGTCATGGGCGCCCAGGACGCGCTGGGCCAGTTGGCGAAACTCCTGCCGGACACCGCCGAGCGGCTCGCCGACCCGCACGCCGACCCCGAGACGGTCGCCGTCGGGGAGCTGCGGGTCGGCGACCTCGTGCGGGTGCGGCCGGGCGCCGCCGTGCCGGTCGACGGCGAGATCGTCGACGGACGCAGCGATCTCGACGAGTCCCTGCTCACCGGGGAGTCGAAGCCGGTCACCCGGGGGACGGGGGAGCAGGTCGTCGCCGGAAGCATCTCCGGCAGCGGGTCGCTCGTCGTCCGCGTCGGGAAGACCGGGGGCGACACCGCGCTCGCCGGGATCATGCGCCTGGTGTCGGACGCTCAGGCCAGCAAGTCGGGCACGCAGATCCTGGCCGACCGTGCGGCCGCCTGGCTGTTCTACGTCGCGCTCGCGGTCGCTGCGATCACCCTCGTCGTCTGGATCCTGCTCCGCCCCGGTGACCCCGCGTTCGTGCTCGAGCGCGTCGTGACGGTGCTCATCATCGCCTGCCCGCACGCGCTCGGCCTCGCCATCCCGCTCGTGGCGCAGATCTCGACCGCGATCGGCGCACGCAACGGACTCCTCATCCGCGACCGGCACGCCATGGAGGACGCCCGCCGCATCGACGTCGTCCTCTTCGACAAGACGGGCACACTCACCGAGGGGCGTCAGGGCGTCGCCGCCGTGACCGCCGTCGACGGCGACGACGATGCCCTGCTCGCTCTCGCCGCCTCCGTCGAAGCGCCGGCCGAGCACCCGATCGCTCGTGCGATCGTCACCGCCGCCCGTGAGCGAGGGCTGTCCATCCCCTCCGTGACGGACTTCGAGGCGCTCGGGGGCCGCGGTGCCGCCGCCACCGTCGCGGGCGAACGCGTCGTCGTCGGTGCGCCGCGGCTGCTGGCCGAGACGGGAGCGACGGCGGCGGGCTCGGTCGCCCGCATGGTGGAGGAGGCCTCGGCGCAGGGGCAGACGGTCGTCTACGTTCTCCGCGGCGATCGCGTCACCGGTGCGATCGCGCTGGCGGATGTCGTCCGGCCCGAGTCGGCGGACGCCGTGCGCGCTCTCCGGGACCGCGGGATCCGTGTCGCCATGCTCACCGGCGACGCACGACCGGTCGGAGAGGCGGTCGCCGCGACCCTCGGAATCGACGAGGTCTACGCGGAGGTGCTCCCGGGCGACAAATCCGGCACCGTGGCGCGTCTGCAGCAAGACGGCTCCCGGGTGGCGATGGTGGGCGACGGCGTGAACGACGCACCCGCGCTCGCGCAGGCGGACGTCGGCATCGCCATCGGCGCGGGCACGGATGTCGCGATCGAGTCGGCCGGCATCGTGCTGGCCGCCAGTGATCCGCGCGGGGTGGCGAAGGTGGTCGAGCTCTCGCGGGCGACCTATCGCAAGATGCTCCAGAACCTGGCGTGGGCGACCGGGTACAACGTGATCGCGCTGCCGCTGGCAGCGGGTGTGGCGACCGGTGCCGGCATCGTCGTCTCCCCGGCGTTCGGCGCCGTGCTGATGTCCGTCTCCACGATCGTCGTCGCGCTCAACGCCCAGCTGCTGCGACGCGTCCGCCTCTGA
- a CDS encoding diacylglycerol kinase family protein: MAAHPGTVVVAVNPMASFGHRREVGPLVVERLREAGHTVVAVDEANIELLRRETARAVAAGAGALVVVGGDGMANLGINIVAETTVPLGIVPSGTGNDLADGLGIPVGDTDAAIAHLLAALGREPRTIDAGVVRHGGLSTWFGAVLSAGFDATVNERANHMTRPRGRSRYILALLRELATLAPRPYRLVVDGETIETEAMLVSVANNRSLGGGMRIVPHAALDDGRLDLFVVRRMSRLRFLRLFPTVFRGEHTDLPEVSFHSVSTVRLDAEGVVVYADGERIGPLPVDVSVVPGALRVLA; encoded by the coding sequence ATGGCCGCACATCCCGGAACCGTCGTGGTCGCGGTCAACCCCATGGCCTCGTTCGGCCACCGCCGGGAGGTCGGCCCGCTGGTCGTCGAACGCCTGCGCGAGGCCGGACACACCGTGGTCGCCGTCGACGAGGCGAACATCGAGCTCCTGCGCAGGGAGACCGCACGCGCGGTGGCGGCCGGCGCCGGCGCGCTGGTCGTGGTCGGGGGCGACGGCATGGCGAACCTCGGCATCAACATCGTCGCCGAGACGACCGTCCCTCTCGGCATCGTCCCGAGCGGCACGGGCAACGACCTGGCCGACGGCCTGGGGATCCCGGTGGGCGACACGGACGCGGCCATCGCCCACCTCCTCGCCGCGCTCGGCCGAGAGCCGCGCACGATCGACGCGGGGGTGGTGCGTCACGGCGGCCTCTCCACCTGGTTCGGCGCAGTGCTCTCGGCCGGCTTCGACGCCACCGTCAACGAGCGCGCCAACCACATGACCCGTCCGCGCGGACGCAGCCGGTACATCCTCGCGCTGCTCCGGGAGCTCGCCACCCTGGCCCCGCGCCCGTACCGCCTGGTCGTCGACGGCGAGACCATCGAGACGGAGGCGATGCTCGTCTCCGTGGCCAACAACCGCTCCCTCGGCGGCGGGATGCGCATCGTGCCGCACGCAGCGCTCGATGACGGCCGTCTCGACCTCTTCGTCGTGCGGCGCATGTCGCGCCTGCGCTTCCTGCGTCTCTTCCCGACGGTCTTCCGCGGCGAGCACACCGACCTCCCGGAGGTCTCCTTCCACTCCGTGAGCACCGTCCGCCTCGACGCGGAGGGGGTCGTGGTCTACGCGGACGGGGAGCGGATCGGCCCGCTGCCCGTCGACGTCTCCGTGGTGCCGGGAGCCCTCCGCGTCCTCGCCTGA
- a CDS encoding KTSC domain-containing protein, which produces MEWVEFESAAVAAAGFDDREHVLEIVFRSGARYRYRLVSDRVWHEFRSAPSAGRYFAERIRDHFPTEWIS; this is translated from the coding sequence GTGGAGTGGGTGGAGTTCGAGAGCGCCGCGGTCGCCGCGGCGGGTTTCGACGATCGCGAGCACGTGCTCGAGATCGTGTTCCGGTCCGGAGCGCGCTACCGCTACCGGCTGGTCTCCGACCGGGTCTGGCACGAGTTCCGCTCCGCGCCGTCGGCCGGTCGGTACTTCGCAGAGCGGATCAGAGACCACTTCCCGACGGAATGGATCTCGTGA